One window of Desulfobacca acetoxidans DSM 11109 genomic DNA carries:
- the cobS gene encoding adenosylcobinamide-GDP ribazoletransferase has translation MIKTLSLALTFLTIIPWPRQATADHQELANSMAWFPLVGLLLGGILSAAALGLSHILPPVAAAALLTALLTIANRGLHLDGLADTLDGLGGGRGREDSLRIMKDHAVGAFGAVGIVLILMVKFSFLAGVLEQKAWWPILIFPVVSRGAMVLLAYLSPYARSEGGLGEAMTTFTSGRTLIFASSSALLIVGLIGSWRGLVSLIAAAAVTILAAIYFWRRLGGVTGDVFGALNEVLEVLVLAVCLIQV, from the coding sequence ATGATCAAAACCTTGAGCCTGGCCCTCACCTTTCTTACCATTATTCCCTGGCCGCGCCAGGCCACGGCCGATCACCAGGAACTGGCCAACTCCATGGCCTGGTTCCCGCTGGTAGGCCTCTTGCTGGGCGGCATCTTATCGGCCGCCGCCCTGGGTTTAAGCCACATTCTCCCCCCGGTAGCTGCGGCAGCCTTGCTGACGGCCCTGCTGACCATTGCCAACCGGGGGTTGCACCTGGATGGATTGGCGGACACCCTGGATGGCTTAGGAGGTGGCCGGGGTCGGGAAGATTCCCTGCGCATCATGAAGGATCACGCGGTGGGGGCCTTCGGAGCAGTGGGAATTGTCCTCATTCTGATGGTTAAATTCAGTTTCTTGGCTGGCGTGTTAGAGCAAAAGGCCTGGTGGCCAATCTTGATCTTTCCGGTGGTAAGCCGGGGAGCCATGGTGCTCCTGGCCTATCTGTCGCCCTATGCCAGAAGTGAGGGGGGATTGGGAGAGGCCATGACCACATTTACTTCGGGGCGCACCTTGATTTTTGCTAGCAGCAGCGCCCTCCTGATCGTAGGCCTGATCGGCAGTTGGCGCGGGTTGGTATCTCTAATCGCCGCTGCCGCCGTCACCATTCTGGCGGCCATTTACTTCTGGCGGCGCCTGGGGGGCGTTACCGGGGATGTATTCGGAGCATTGAATGAAGTTCTCGAAGTCCTGGTACTCGCAGTCTGCCTGATTCAGGTCTGA
- a CDS encoding ABC transporter ATP-binding protein: MTTAVAAIIQLIDVHKSFNGLEVLRGVRLAITPGEITVILGRSGGGKSVLLKHLLGLMSPDRGQVQVMGQDLANLSEKQLFTLRQRFGYLFQHGALFDSLTVGENVAFPLTEHTDWHRARIQAAVREKLYQVGLSGILDKMPGDLSGGMRKRVALARALVLEPEILLFDEPTTGLDPIMTTTIGELIAATVRRLKVTAVIISHDLGLAFSLADSIAFLHQGQIISHTDPQSFRQSRLEPVQQFLQGQPDRLETAEV; the protein is encoded by the coding sequence ATGACCACAGCAGTAGCGGCAATCATTCAGTTAATCGATGTCCATAAATCTTTTAATGGCTTGGAGGTATTGCGGGGCGTTCGCCTCGCCATCACTCCGGGGGAGATCACCGTCATCCTCGGGCGCAGCGGCGGCGGTAAAAGTGTTCTCTTAAAGCATCTTCTGGGCCTGATGTCCCCGGACCGCGGTCAGGTGCAGGTAATGGGACAGGATCTGGCTAATTTATCAGAGAAACAACTTTTTACCCTGCGGCAACGCTTCGGCTACCTCTTCCAGCATGGCGCCCTCTTTGATTCGCTTACGGTGGGCGAAAATGTGGCCTTCCCCCTGACCGAGCACACCGACTGGCACCGCGCCAGGATTCAAGCAGCAGTGCGCGAAAAATTATATCAGGTCGGATTAAGCGGTATTTTAGACAAAATGCCGGGTGATCTCTCCGGCGGTATGCGCAAAAGAGTGGCGCTGGCTCGAGCCCTGGTACTGGAGCCGGAAATTCTGCTTTTTGATGAACCGACCACCGGTCTGGATCCGATCATGACCACCACCATCGGCGAGTTGATCGCCGCCACCGTCCGGCGGCTCAAGGTAACCGCCGTTATTATCAGCCACGATCTCGGGTTGGCCTTCTCCCTGGCCGACTCTATCGCTTTTTTACACCAGGGGCAGATAATCAGCCACACCGATCCTCAGAGCTTCCGTCAGTCCCGGTTGGAGCCGGTCCAGCAGTTTTTACAAGGTCAGCCAGACAGGTTAGAGACGGCTGAGGTATAA